A genomic segment from Bos mutus isolate GX-2022 chromosome 14, NWIPB_WYAK_1.1, whole genome shotgun sequence encodes:
- the ALKAL1 gene encoding ALK and LTK ligand 1, which translates to MRPARPGAPVPALLLLALVLALRGTQGRPGGSRGAHVAGEEPKPSLPAASRSAEIFPRDLNLKDKFIKHFTGPVTFSAECSKHFHRLYHNTRDCSTPAYYKRCARLLKRLAVSPLCSQTEKTYV; encoded by the exons ATGCGACCGGCGAGGCCAGGCGCCCCGGTGCCGGCGCTGCTCCTGCTGGCGCTCGTCCTGGCCCTGCGAGGGACGCAGGGGAGGCCCGGGGGCAGCAGGGGCGCGCACGTCGCGGGCGAGGAGCCGAAGCCGTCCCTCCCCGCGGCCTCTCGAAGCGCAG aaatattccCAAGAGATTTGAACTTAAAAGACAAATTCATCAAGCATTTCACAG GGCCAGTCACGTTTTCAGCTGAGTGCAGCAAACACTTCCACAGGCTGTATCATAACACCAGGGACTGCTCGACGCCAGCTT ATTACAAAAGATGTGCTAGATTGTTAAAAAGACTAGCAGTGAGTCCTCTGTGCTCGCAGACAGAGAAGACCTACGTGTGA